One window of the Ideonella sp. WA131b genome contains the following:
- a CDS encoding aspartate aminotransferase family protein, with the protein MQPHTPRNTQDWQAADAAHFLHPFTDFKGLARKGSRIIERADNIYLWDSDGHKILDAMSGLWCVNVGYGQQALVDAATAQLKQLPFYNAFFQTATPPAIQLAEVLAEVAPGFQHVFFSGSGSEGNDTVVRMVRRYWDVMGQPERTVIISRHNAYHGSTMAGASLGGMAGMHAQGGLPIPGIEHIEQPYWWAHGRPQGLSRDAFGLQAARWLEERIEAIGAHKVAAFIGEPVQGAGGVIIPPATYWPEIERICRKHGILLVSDEVICGFGRTGRWFGSETLGFRPDLMTFAKGVTSGYIPLGGVLVGSRVAEALIERGGEFNHGYTYSGHPVACAVALANIALIREQRLVEHVHDDVGPYLAARYRELAEHPLVGDAETCGLMGALLLVKDKATGVAFPDEVQIGMVCRGHCFREGLIMRAVGDRMIIAPPLVITRAQIDEMVALIRRCLDLTLAEARGQGWAR; encoded by the coding sequence ATGCAACCCCACACTCCACGCAACACGCAGGACTGGCAGGCCGCCGACGCGGCGCACTTCCTCCACCCCTTCACCGACTTCAAGGGCCTGGCCCGCAAGGGCTCGCGGATCATCGAGCGCGCCGACAACATCTACCTCTGGGACAGCGACGGGCACAAGATCCTCGACGCCATGAGCGGCCTGTGGTGCGTGAACGTGGGCTACGGCCAGCAGGCGCTGGTGGACGCGGCCACGGCACAGCTCAAGCAGCTGCCCTTCTACAACGCCTTCTTCCAGACGGCCACGCCCCCGGCCATCCAGCTGGCCGAGGTGCTGGCCGAGGTCGCACCCGGCTTCCAGCACGTGTTCTTCAGTGGCAGCGGCAGCGAGGGCAACGACACCGTGGTGCGCATGGTGCGCCGCTACTGGGACGTGATGGGGCAGCCCGAGCGCACGGTCATCATCAGCCGCCACAACGCCTACCATGGCAGCACGATGGCCGGCGCCTCGCTGGGCGGCATGGCCGGCATGCACGCACAGGGCGGGTTGCCGATCCCGGGCATCGAGCACATCGAGCAGCCTTACTGGTGGGCACACGGCCGCCCGCAGGGGCTCAGCCGAGATGCGTTCGGCCTGCAGGCCGCGCGCTGGCTCGAAGAGCGCATCGAGGCCATCGGCGCGCACAAGGTCGCGGCCTTCATCGGCGAGCCCGTGCAGGGTGCCGGCGGCGTGATCATCCCGCCGGCCACCTACTGGCCCGAGATCGAGCGCATCTGCCGCAAGCACGGCATCCTGCTCGTGAGCGACGAGGTCATCTGCGGCTTCGGCCGCACCGGCCGCTGGTTCGGCAGCGAGACCCTGGGATTCCGGCCCGACCTCATGACCTTCGCCAAGGGCGTGACCAGCGGCTACATCCCGCTGGGCGGCGTGCTGGTGGGCAGCCGGGTGGCCGAGGCGCTCATCGAGCGCGGCGGCGAGTTCAATCACGGCTACACCTACAGCGGCCACCCGGTGGCCTGCGCCGTGGCCTTGGCCAACATCGCGCTCATCCGCGAGCAGCGGCTGGTGGAGCACGTGCACGACGACGTCGGGCCCTACCTTGCCGCGCGGTACCGCGAACTGGCCGAGCACCCGCTGGTGGGCGACGCCGAGACCTGCGGGCTGATGGGGGCTTTGCTGCTCGTCAAGGACAAGGCCACCGGCGTGGCCTTTCCCGACGAGGTCCAGATCGGCATGGTGTGCCGAGGCCATTGCTTCCGCGAGGGCCTGATCATGCGTGCCGTCGGCGACCGCATGATCATTGCCCCGCCCCTGGTGATCACGCGTGCGCAGATCGACGAGATGGTGGCGCTGATCCGTCGTTGCCTCGATCTGACGTTGGCGGAAGCCCGGGGGCAGGGCTGGGCCCGCTGA
- a CDS encoding polyamine ABC transporter substrate-binding protein, which produces MKTKFALIATLAAACAAVLPAQAQEEEKVLNIYNWSDYIAEDTIRNFERETGIRVRYDNFDNNEIVHAKLVAGKTGYDIVIPSSHWAKLQMDGGLLRQLDKSLLPNLKNLDPAVQSQLARMDPGNNFMVNWLWGYTTVGINVDKVKAALGNLPMPDNAWDLVFKPEYVSRLKSCGVSFLDSATEVVPAALHYLGRPSFSKNPSDYAAAAQLLRSVRPHVTLFSSSGYINDMASGSICVALGWSGDIGQARQRAIDGKTGQNIQTLIPRTGGLLFFDVMVIPADAPRPGNAHKFINYILRPEVHAAIANKVLYANPNAESRRHIKPEVANNPTVFLSPQDMSKMVPPDAINNDLRRLMTRTFTSFKTGL; this is translated from the coding sequence ATGAAGACGAAGTTCGCCCTGATCGCCACCCTCGCCGCGGCCTGCGCGGCCGTGCTGCCGGCCCAGGCCCAGGAAGAGGAAAAGGTCCTCAACATCTACAACTGGTCCGACTACATCGCCGAGGACACGATCCGCAACTTCGAGCGCGAGACCGGCATCCGGGTGCGCTACGACAACTTCGACAACAACGAGATCGTCCACGCCAAGCTGGTGGCGGGCAAGACGGGCTACGACATCGTCATCCCGAGCTCCCACTGGGCCAAGCTGCAGATGGACGGCGGCCTGCTGCGCCAGCTCGACAAGAGCCTGCTGCCCAATCTGAAGAACCTCGACCCCGCCGTGCAGTCCCAGTTGGCGCGCATGGACCCGGGCAACAACTTCATGGTCAACTGGCTGTGGGGCTACACCACGGTGGGCATCAACGTCGACAAGGTCAAGGCGGCCCTGGGCAACCTGCCCATGCCCGACAACGCCTGGGACCTGGTGTTCAAGCCCGAGTACGTGAGCCGCCTCAAGAGCTGCGGCGTGAGCTTCCTCGACAGCGCCACCGAGGTGGTGCCCGCCGCCCTGCACTACCTGGGCCGGCCGTCGTTCAGCAAGAACCCCTCGGACTACGCCGCCGCCGCGCAACTGCTGCGCAGCGTGCGCCCGCACGTCACGCTGTTCAGCAGCTCGGGCTACATCAACGACATGGCCAGCGGCAGCATCTGCGTGGCCCTGGGCTGGAGCGGCGACATCGGCCAGGCGCGCCAGCGCGCCATCGACGGCAAGACCGGCCAGAACATCCAGACGCTGATCCCCCGCACCGGTGGCCTGCTGTTCTTTGATGTCATGGTGATCCCGGCCGATGCACCAAGGCCGGGCAACGCGCACAAGTTCATCAACTACATCCTGCGCCCCGAGGTGCACGCCGCTATCGCCAACAAGGTGCTCTACGCCAACCCCAACGCCGAGAGCCGGCGCCACATCAAGCCCGAGGTGGCCAACAACCCCACGGTGTTCCTCAGCCCGCAAGACATGTCGAAGATGGTGCCGCCCGACGCCATCAACAACGACCTGCGGCGCCTGATGACACGCACCTTCACCTCGTTCAAGACTGGTCTCTAA
- a CDS encoding ABC transporter permease subunit, giving the protein MRAADFNRWFSRGWLSAGFLFLYLPIVALIVFSFNDSPIPNVWRGFTLKWYEALLRDQEMLSGLWLSLKIALLTACGSVVLGTLAAFALVKYKRFKGRTLFSGMVSAPLVMPEVVVGLSLLLMMVSVQRALGFPERGLFTIWLGHLLLGMAYATVVVQARLQDLNPQLEEAAMDLGAKPHQVFWLVTLPMIAQSLVSAWLLTFTLSLDDVVLSAFLSGPGSTTMPLVIFSRARLGLNPSVNAVATVTVVVVAVGVVLASYLIARGERRRQQEMAAATRG; this is encoded by the coding sequence ATGAGGGCCGCCGACTTCAACCGCTGGTTCAGCCGGGGCTGGCTGTCTGCGGGCTTTCTGTTCCTGTACCTGCCGATCGTTGCGCTGATCGTCTTCTCGTTCAACGACTCGCCCATCCCCAACGTCTGGCGCGGTTTCACGCTCAAGTGGTACGAGGCCCTGCTGCGCGACCAGGAGATGCTCTCCGGCCTGTGGCTGAGTCTCAAGATCGCGCTGCTCACGGCCTGCGGCTCGGTGGTGCTGGGCACGCTGGCGGCTTTTGCCCTCGTCAAGTACAAGCGTTTCAAGGGACGCACGCTGTTCTCCGGCATGGTCAGCGCCCCGTTGGTGATGCCCGAGGTGGTGGTGGGCCTGAGCCTGCTGCTCATGATGGTCAGCGTGCAGCGCGCGCTGGGCTTTCCCGAGCGCGGCCTGTTCACCATCTGGCTCGGGCACCTGCTGCTGGGCATGGCCTACGCCACCGTGGTGGTGCAGGCCCGGCTGCAAGACCTCAACCCCCAGCTCGAAGAAGCCGCCATGGACCTGGGTGCGAAGCCGCACCAGGTGTTCTGGCTGGTCACGCTGCCCATGATCGCGCAGAGCCTGGTCTCGGCCTGGCTGCTGACCTTCACGCTCAGCCTCGACGACGTCGTGCTGTCGGCCTTCCTCTCGGGCCCCGGCTCGACGACGATGCCGCTGGTGATCTTTTCGCGCGCGAGGCTGGGGCTCAATCCCAGCGTCAACGCCGTGGCCACGGTGACCGTGGTCGTGGTGGCCGTGGGCGTGGTGCTCGCGAGCTACCTCATTGCGCGCGGCGAACGCCGCCGCCAGCAGGAGATGGCCGCCGCCACCCGCGGCTGA
- a CDS encoding aldehyde dehydrogenase has protein sequence MAAVDWAARAAALAIDGRAVIDGQRRTAVSGETFACLSPIDGRVLASVARGAAADVDAAVASARAAFEDRRWCGKPPAARKKVLQRFADKILGARDELALLETLDMGKPIQYSLTVDVPSTARTIAWYAEAVDKVYDEIAPTPASALALITREPVGVVGAIVPWNYPMIMAAWKLGPALAAGNSVVLKPSEKSPLTALRLAELAVEAGLPPGVFNVVPGYGPEAGEALALHLDVDALGFTGSTRTGRRMLEYAGRSNLKRVFNELGGKSAFVVFDDFADVERAAKTVAASLFFNQGESCNAPSRVLVHERIAQRFTEIVAAEAPQYAPGHPLDPGTVLGALVDEPQMSTVLRYIEAGKSEGARLVTGGRRVREDTGGFFVEPTVFDGVVNSMTIAREEIFGPVMGILTFRTEAEAVAIANASAYGLQASVWSDKLSRAHRVARALRAGTVHVNQYDEDDITVPFGGVKQSGNGRDKSLHAFDKVTELKTTWIRIDPA, from the coding sequence ATGGCTGCCGTCGACTGGGCGGCGCGCGCCGCCGCGCTGGCCATCGACGGCCGCGCCGTCATCGACGGCCAGCGTCGCACGGCCGTCAGCGGCGAGACCTTTGCCTGCCTGAGCCCCATCGACGGTCGCGTGTTGGCATCGGTGGCGCGCGGCGCGGCAGCCGACGTGGACGCCGCCGTGGCCAGCGCCCGCGCCGCCTTCGAAGACCGCCGCTGGTGCGGCAAGCCCCCGGCGGCGCGCAAGAAGGTCCTGCAGCGTTTTGCCGACAAGATCCTCGGCGCCCGCGACGAGCTCGCGCTGCTGGAGACGCTGGACATGGGCAAGCCCATCCAGTATTCGCTCACGGTCGATGTGCCCAGCACCGCACGCACCATCGCCTGGTACGCCGAGGCCGTGGACAAGGTCTACGACGAGATCGCACCCACGCCGGCTTCGGCGCTGGCCCTGATCACGCGCGAGCCGGTGGGGGTGGTGGGCGCCATCGTGCCCTGGAACTACCCCATGATCATGGCCGCCTGGAAGCTGGGGCCTGCGTTGGCGGCCGGCAACTCGGTGGTGCTCAAGCCCAGCGAGAAGAGCCCGCTCACGGCGCTGCGCCTGGCCGAACTCGCCGTGGAGGCCGGGCTGCCGCCGGGCGTGTTCAACGTCGTGCCCGGCTACGGCCCCGAGGCCGGCGAGGCGCTGGCGCTGCACCTGGACGTGGATGCACTCGGCTTTACGGGCAGCACGCGCACCGGCCGCCGCATGCTGGAGTACGCCGGCCGCAGCAACCTCAAGCGCGTGTTCAACGAGCTCGGCGGCAAGAGCGCCTTCGTGGTGTTCGACGACTTCGCCGACGTCGAGCGCGCCGCCAAGACCGTGGCCGCCAGCCTGTTCTTCAACCAGGGCGAGAGCTGCAACGCGCCTTCGCGCGTGCTGGTGCACGAGCGCATCGCTCAGCGCTTCACCGAGATCGTCGCCGCCGAGGCGCCGCAGTACGCGCCCGGCCACCCGCTCGACCCCGGCACCGTGCTCGGCGCCCTCGTCGACGAGCCGCAGATGAGCACCGTGCTGCGCTACATCGAAGCCGGCAAGAGCGAAGGTGCGCGCCTCGTCACCGGTGGCCGCCGCGTGCGCGAGGACACGGGCGGCTTCTTCGTGGAGCCCACGGTCTTCGACGGCGTCGTCAACAGCATGACCATTGCGCGCGAGGAGATCTTCGGCCCCGTCATGGGCATCCTCACGTTCAGGACCGAGGCCGAGGCCGTGGCCATCGCCAACGCCAGCGCCTACGGGCTGCAGGCCAGCGTCTGGAGCGACAAGCTCAGCCGCGCCCACCGCGTGGCGCGCGCGCTGCGCGCCGGCACCGTGCACGTGAACCAGTACGACGAGGACGACATCACCGTCCCCTTCGGTGGCGTCAAGCAAAGCGGCAACGGCCGCGACAAGAGCTTGCACGCCTTCGACAAGGTGACCGAGCTCAAGACCACCTGGATCCGCATCGACCCGGCATGA
- a CDS encoding glutamine synthetase — protein MSSKPHFTFAELEQWLDQNRVTEIECLVPDLTGVARGKILPRQKFTEDRGMRLPEAVVAMGVTGEFPEEGPYYDVIKPTDRDMHLRPDPSTVRIVPWATDPTAQVIHDCYDREGSLVPFAPRSVLRHVCDLYDAQGWAPVVAPELEFYLVARNTDPDVPLKPPVGRSGRSETSRQAYSIDAVNEFDPLFEDVYAYCEKMELNVDTLIHEVGAGQMEINFFHAHPLGLADEVFLFKRTVREAALRHNMFATFMAKPIAGEPGSAMHIHQSVVSKATGENIFSNPDFTASKEFYWYIGGLQKYIPAAMALFAPYVNSYRRLVRSNAAPINIQWGTDNRTVGIRSPVAGAAARRVENRVIGADANPYVALAATLACGYLGIVNQIEPAPECKGDAYLGDFQLPRSLGEALMLLREEADLAAVLGREFVTVYTEVKEIEYAEFMKVISPWEREHLLLHV, from the coding sequence ATGTCGTCCAAACCCCATTTCACGTTCGCCGAGCTCGAACAGTGGCTCGACCAGAACCGCGTCACCGAGATCGAATGCCTCGTGCCCGACCTCACCGGCGTGGCCCGCGGCAAGATCCTGCCGCGCCAGAAGTTCACCGAAGACCGCGGCATGCGCCTGCCCGAGGCGGTGGTGGCCATGGGCGTGACGGGCGAGTTCCCCGAAGAGGGTCCGTACTACGACGTCATCAAGCCCACCGACCGCGACATGCACCTGCGCCCCGACCCGAGCACGGTGCGCATCGTGCCCTGGGCCACCGACCCCACCGCGCAGGTCATCCACGACTGCTACGACCGTGAAGGCTCGCTGGTGCCCTTCGCCCCACGCAGCGTGCTGCGCCACGTGTGCGACCTCTACGACGCACAAGGATGGGCGCCGGTGGTGGCGCCCGAGCTCGAGTTCTACCTGGTCGCCCGCAACACCGATCCCGACGTGCCGCTGAAGCCGCCCGTGGGCCGCAGCGGCCGCAGCGAGACCAGCCGCCAGGCCTACAGCATCGACGCCGTCAACGAGTTCGACCCGCTGTTCGAGGACGTCTACGCCTACTGCGAGAAGATGGAGCTCAACGTGGACACGCTGATCCACGAGGTGGGCGCCGGGCAGATGGAGATCAACTTCTTCCACGCCCACCCACTGGGCCTGGCCGACGAGGTGTTCCTCTTCAAGCGCACGGTGCGCGAGGCGGCGCTGCGTCACAACATGTTCGCCACCTTCATGGCCAAGCCCATCGCCGGCGAGCCCGGCAGCGCCATGCACATCCACCAGAGCGTGGTGAGCAAAGCCACCGGCGAGAACATCTTCAGCAACCCCGACTTCACGGCCAGCAAGGAGTTCTACTGGTACATCGGCGGGCTGCAGAAGTACATCCCGGCGGCCATGGCCCTCTTCGCGCCCTACGTCAACAGCTACCGGCGCCTCGTGCGCAGCAACGCCGCACCCATCAACATCCAGTGGGGCACCGACAACCGCACCGTGGGCATCCGCAGCCCGGTGGCGGGCGCGGCGGCCCGGCGCGTGGAAAACCGCGTCATCGGCGCCGATGCCAACCCCTACGTGGCCCTGGCCGCCACGCTGGCTTGCGGCTACCTCGGCATCGTCAACCAGATCGAGCCGGCGCCCGAGTGCAAGGGCGACGCCTACCTCGGCGACTTCCAGCTGCCACGCAGCCTGGGCGAGGCGCTGATGCTGCTGCGCGAAGAAGCCGATCTCGCCGCCGTGCTGGGCCGCGAGTTCGTGACCGTCTACACCGAGGTCAAGGAGATCGAGTACGCCGAGTTCATGAAGGTGATCTCGCCTTGGGAGCGGGAGCACCTGCTCCTTCACGTCTGA
- the potA gene encoding polyamine ABC transporter ATP-binding protein, whose translation MNPSTEKPAFLQIQDVVKDFNGFKAVNQVSLDIAKGEIFALLGSSGCGKSTLLRMLAGFEQPTSGRIVLEGQDLAGLPPYQRPMNMMFQSYALFPHLTVWDNIAFGLRREGLPSDTVAERVEAMLKLVQLSKFAKRKPHQLSGGQQQRVALARSLAKQPRLLLLDEPLGALDKKLREQTQIELVNIIESVGVTCVMVTHDQEEAMTMACRIAIMSEGRFLQVGAPGDLYETPATRFVADFIGNVNLMAGTLDEDEADHCVVGNADCRHYVGHGITGTQGMAVTVALRPEKIHLSRHQPLGPDGQPDPYNTARGTIKEMSYFGSYTVFHVQLGSGALLKVSLANTQRHRDDDYTWGDTVWAHWSRSAHVVLTQ comes from the coding sequence ATGAACCCAAGCACCGAGAAGCCGGCGTTCCTGCAGATCCAGGACGTCGTCAAGGACTTCAACGGCTTCAAGGCCGTCAACCAGGTCAGCCTGGACATCGCCAAGGGCGAGATCTTCGCGTTGCTGGGCTCATCGGGCTGCGGCAAGAGCACGCTGCTGCGCATGCTGGCCGGCTTCGAGCAGCCGACCTCGGGCCGCATCGTGCTGGAGGGGCAAGACCTGGCCGGCCTGCCGCCCTACCAGCGGCCGATGAACATGATGTTCCAGAGCTATGCGCTGTTTCCGCACCTCACGGTCTGGGACAACATCGCGTTCGGCCTCCGGCGCGAGGGTCTGCCGTCCGACACAGTGGCCGAGCGCGTGGAGGCCATGCTCAAGCTGGTGCAGCTTTCCAAGTTCGCCAAGCGCAAGCCGCACCAGCTCTCGGGCGGCCAGCAGCAGCGCGTGGCACTGGCGCGCAGCCTGGCCAAGCAGCCGCGCCTGCTGTTGCTCGACGAGCCGCTGGGCGCACTCGACAAGAAACTGCGCGAGCAGACGCAGATCGAGCTCGTCAACATCATCGAAAGCGTGGGCGTGACCTGCGTGATGGTGACGCACGACCAGGAAGAGGCCATGACCATGGCCTGCCGCATCGCCATCATGAGCGAGGGACGCTTCCTGCAGGTGGGCGCGCCGGGCGATCTTTACGAAACGCCGGCCACGCGCTTCGTGGCCGACTTCATCGGCAACGTCAACCTCATGGCCGGCACGCTCGACGAAGACGAGGCCGACCACTGCGTGGTGGGCAACGCCGACTGCCGGCACTACGTGGGACACGGCATCACCGGCACGCAAGGCATGGCGGTGACGGTGGCGCTGCGGCCCGAGAAGATCCACCTCTCGCGCCATCAGCCGCTGGGGCCCGACGGCCAGCCCGACCCCTACAACACGGCCCGGGGCACGATCAAGGAGATGTCCTACTTCGGCAGCTACACCGTGTTCCACGTGCAGCTGGGCAGCGGTGCCTTGCTCAAGGTGAGCCTGGCCAACACGCAGCGCCACCGCGACGACGACTACACCTGGGGCGACACGGTCTGGGCGCACTGGTCGCGCTCGGCCCACGTGGTGCTCACGCAGTGA
- a CDS encoding DUF3138 family protein, giving the protein MTCPAPNTALRAIAAAALVTTALPAAAQGQDALLQEIKALRERVEQLERQARAQPAAPKPGEWGMTPEQAREVSRIAVKTEALQDNFTDQGFKGLKISGQIDPTYIVNRRQNDRTFVFLNNGDARYTYDNGYFGMAVIDFEKETEGGTKWKLTLAPERGTGAVANSRSIVHEASVSLPLSDLQTRLWLGQIPDWTGYEITLPAGNKLITHNLLFDFTAPTNYTGAVLDVTRGKWWSRVGLANFNSARQSPGNNSPVIIYRVDYSKGEFSGFGFSGVHGKIPNFAADGTYSVDTGETDPDTGDAIFEDTPFPGAGKNTMANLFEVDAYFTRGDWSLYGQVSFGQQKRAAIYNSDGQLRDARWWGLSSTVAYKVTPRLEGVLRADYINNKKNGGGLLGYSFDDGINGIGRGLDADGNYAKSESVGSNRWALTLGMNYLYDENTVVKFELRQDGASQPVFYDTKSSRYYKSNTLLGASVVVSF; this is encoded by the coding sequence ATGACCTGCCCTGCCCCGAACACCGCGCTCCGCGCCATTGCCGCCGCCGCCCTCGTCACCACCGCACTGCCCGCGGCCGCGCAGGGCCAGGACGCGCTGCTGCAGGAGATCAAGGCGCTGCGCGAGCGCGTGGAGCAGCTGGAGCGGCAGGCGCGCGCCCAGCCGGCCGCGCCCAAACCGGGCGAGTGGGGCATGACGCCGGAGCAGGCGCGCGAGGTCAGCCGCATCGCCGTCAAGACCGAGGCGTTGCAGGACAACTTCACCGACCAGGGCTTCAAGGGCCTGAAGATCAGCGGCCAGATCGATCCCACCTACATCGTCAACCGCCGCCAGAATGACCGCACCTTCGTCTTCCTGAACAACGGCGACGCGCGCTACACCTACGACAACGGCTACTTCGGCATGGCCGTCATCGACTTCGAGAAAGAGACCGAAGGCGGCACGAAGTGGAAGCTGACCCTGGCGCCCGAGCGCGGCACCGGTGCGGTGGCCAACAGCCGATCCATCGTGCACGAGGCCTCGGTGTCGCTGCCGCTGTCCGACCTGCAGACCCGCCTGTGGCTGGGCCAGATCCCCGACTGGACGGGCTACGAGATCACGCTGCCGGCCGGCAACAAGCTGATCACGCACAACCTGCTCTTCGATTTCACGGCGCCCACGAACTACACCGGTGCCGTGCTCGACGTGACGCGCGGCAAGTGGTGGAGCCGCGTCGGCCTGGCCAACTTCAACAGCGCACGCCAGAGCCCAGGCAACAACTCGCCGGTCATCATCTACCGGGTTGACTACTCCAAGGGCGAGTTCTCGGGCTTCGGCTTCAGCGGGGTGCACGGGAAGATCCCCAACTTCGCGGCCGACGGCACCTACAGCGTCGACACCGGGGAGACCGACCCGGACACCGGCGATGCGATTTTCGAGGACACGCCTTTCCCGGGCGCCGGCAAGAACACCATGGCCAACCTCTTCGAGGTCGACGCCTACTTCACGCGCGGCGACTGGAGCCTGTACGGCCAGGTCAGCTTCGGCCAGCAGAAGCGTGCCGCCATCTACAACAGCGACGGCCAGTTGCGCGACGCGCGCTGGTGGGGTCTGTCAAGCACGGTGGCCTACAAGGTCACGCCGCGTCTGGAAGGCGTGCTGCGTGCCGACTACATCAACAACAAGAAAAACGGCGGCGGCCTGCTCGGCTACAGCTTTGACGACGGCATCAACGGCATCGGCCGGGGCCTCGACGCCGACGGCAACTACGCCAAGAGCGAGAGCGTGGGCAGCAACCGCTGGGCGCTCACGCTGGGCATGAACTACCTCTACGACGAGAACACCGTCGTCAAGTTCGAGCTGCGCCAGGACGGTGCCAGCCAGCCGGTCTTCTACGACACCAAGAGCAGCCGCTACTACAAGAGCAACACGCTGCTCGGCGCTTCGGTGGTCGTGAGCTTCTGA
- a CDS encoding ABC transporter permease subunit: MNAFQRLVISTFGGRGLVIALPFLFLLLFFMAPFFIVGKISVSEMETVTFKDILTWSEGVLTVSLKFGSYQFIAADPLYWQTYLNSLQYAGATTLLCLFIGYPFAYFMARAKSTVQPALLMLVMLPFWTSFLLRVYAWRGLLTDGGWVAELVVGLGLDRVLYALGMISAPGNLMHTPFSLVLGMTYTYLPFMILPLYASLAKMDLRLLEAAADLGATPWTAFWKITVPLSKAGIIAGSMLVFIPCIGEFVIPELLGGPETLMIGRVLWDEFFSNNDWPMASSVAVVMILLIIVPLAIFNKYQAEAAEQR; the protein is encoded by the coding sequence ATGAACGCCTTCCAGCGCCTGGTGATCAGCACCTTTGGTGGGCGTGGGCTCGTCATCGCGCTGCCCTTCCTGTTCCTGCTGCTGTTCTTCATGGCGCCGTTCTTCATCGTCGGCAAGATCAGCGTCTCCGAGATGGAGACCGTCACGTTCAAGGACATCCTCACCTGGTCCGAGGGCGTGTTGACGGTCTCGCTGAAGTTCGGCAGCTACCAGTTCATCGCCGCCGATCCGCTGTACTGGCAGACCTATCTCAACAGCCTGCAATACGCCGGGGCGACCACGCTGCTGTGCCTGTTCATCGGCTACCCCTTCGCCTACTTCATGGCGCGCGCCAAGAGCACGGTGCAGCCGGCGCTGCTGATGCTGGTGATGCTGCCCTTCTGGACGAGCTTCCTGCTGCGCGTGTACGCCTGGCGCGGGCTGCTCACCGACGGCGGCTGGGTGGCCGAGCTCGTCGTCGGCCTCGGCCTGGACCGGGTGCTGTACGCCCTGGGCATGATCAGCGCGCCCGGCAACCTCATGCACACGCCGTTTTCGCTCGTGCTGGGCATGACCTACACCTATCTGCCCTTCATGATCCTGCCGCTGTACGCCAGCCTCGCGAAGATGGATCTGCGCCTGCTGGAGGCCGCGGCCGACCTCGGCGCCACCCCGTGGACGGCGTTCTGGAAGATCACCGTGCCGCTGTCCAAGGCCGGCATCATCGCCGGCAGCATGCTGGTGTTCATTCCGTGCATCGGCGAGTTCGTGATCCCCGAGCTGCTCGGCGGCCCCGAGACGCTGATGATCGGCCGCGTGCTCTGGGACGAGTTCTTCAGCAACAACGACTGGCCGATGGCCTCGAGCGTGGCCGTGGTGATGATCCTGCTGATCATCGTGCCGCTGGCGATCTTCAACAAATACCAGGCCGAGGCGGCCGAGCAGCGGTGA